The following are from one region of the Candidatus Margulisiibacteriota bacterium genome:
- the msrA gene encoding peptide-methionine (S)-S-oxide reductase codes for MKIYELTNSPSMPPIDLPTPSKKKNASFSMGCFWDSDARFGIKAGIISTRVGYTGGTSLNPAYHDIGDHIESVLLVYDPEIVTYQELLTTFWKGHNPTIPQERQYSSAIYFHDEDQRQLAFETKKRLQDDTFQGQIHTELITAGQFFTAESHHQKYYLKRYPDIMLDFSIMYPSDKDFINSTAAARINSYIGGFGSYRTLQYEIDSFGLSPTAMQKLIEIVRDWETQKAA; via the coding sequence ATGAAAATATACGAACTCACTAATAGTCCATCGATGCCCCCGATTGATCTGCCAACACCTTCTAAGAAAAAGAACGCGTCATTTTCCATGGGTTGTTTCTGGGATTCTGATGCAAGGTTCGGGATCAAGGCTGGAATAATCAGCACTCGAGTAGGTTACACCGGGGGTACGAGTCTAAACCCGGCCTACCATGACATAGGAGATCATATTGAAAGTGTTCTCCTGGTTTATGATCCGGAAATTGTTACTTACCAGGAATTATTAACAACATTCTGGAAAGGTCACAACCCTACAATTCCACAAGAACGACAGTATTCCTCTGCAATTTATTTCCACGATGAAGACCAAAGACAGCTAGCTTTTGAAACAAAAAAACGATTGCAAGATGATACCTTTCAAGGACAAATTCATACTGAGCTTATTACGGCAGGACAATTTTTTACCGCGGAGTCTCATCATCAGAAATACTATTTGAAGAGATATCCTGATATCATGCTTGATTTTAGTATCATGTATCCTTCAGACAAAGATTTCATTAATTCTACTGCGGCTGCCCGCATTAATAGCTATATTGGAGGATTTGGCAGCTATCGAACATTGCAATATGAGATCGACAGTTTTGGACTATCACCTACAGCGATGCAAAAACTCATAGAAATTGTAAGAGATTGGGAGACACAAAAAGCAGCGTAA